A stretch of the Aminipila terrae genome encodes the following:
- a CDS encoding UDP-N-acetylmuramoyl-tripeptide--D-alanyl-D-alanine ligase: MKKLRMKEICQELNGKFVLGKEESYIQRVCTDSRNAKEGDLFFPLLGETHDAHKFIPMAIDQGCRDFVVSDQKEIMNHPLKEQLTVILVEDTTWALQRLASYYLSTFDIKKIGVTGSTGKTTTKDMLYYICSEKFKTARNVGNFNNHIGLPLTVLGFEEGTEVGILEMGMSEFGEINLLADIVRPDIGIITNIGTSHIENLGSREGILKAKLEITNFFHENNVLVVNEINDLLTRENTEGVYKRLSVGNNGKSDFIISDITDRGEEGIAFTVEHNLDTQRFELTIPGRHNAINGTLAVAAAMELGITMEEAARGLKKMELTDKRLSIKGKNGVKVIDDTYNASPDSMKAGLDVLMSTKGLRKIAILADMLEMGKESPRYHGEVGEYAASQKVDLLIAVGIMQNI, encoded by the coding sequence ATGAAAAAACTAAGGATGAAAGAAATCTGCCAGGAACTGAATGGCAAATTCGTTTTAGGAAAAGAAGAAAGTTATATTCAGAGAGTATGTACAGATTCAAGAAACGCCAAGGAGGGGGATTTATTTTTCCCCCTTTTAGGCGAAACTCATGATGCGCATAAATTTATTCCCATGGCCATTGATCAGGGTTGCAGAGACTTTGTTGTTTCAGATCAGAAAGAAATAATGAATCACCCGCTTAAAGAACAGTTAACTGTAATTTTGGTGGAGGATACTACATGGGCATTACAAAGACTGGCGTCTTACTATCTTTCCACTTTTGATATAAAAAAGATAGGGGTCACAGGAAGTACAGGAAAAACCACAACAAAAGATATGCTGTACTATATCTGCAGTGAAAAATTTAAAACTGCAAGAAATGTAGGAAATTTTAATAACCACATCGGATTACCTCTTACTGTTTTGGGATTTGAAGAAGGGACAGAGGTTGGAATCCTGGAAATGGGTATGAGTGAGTTTGGAGAGATAAATTTGCTGGCTGACATTGTAAGACCAGACATCGGGATTATAACAAACATAGGAACTTCTCACATAGAAAATCTGGGAAGTAGGGAAGGTATACTTAAAGCAAAGCTGGAAATAACAAATTTCTTTCATGAGAATAATGTACTGGTAGTAAATGAAATAAATGATCTTCTCACCAGGGAAAACACAGAAGGTGTATATAAGAGACTATCCGTAGGCAATAATGGTAAAAGTGATTTTATTATTTCGGATATAACAGACAGGGGAGAAGAAGGGATTGCTTTTACGGTTGAGCACAATTTAGATACCCAGAGGTTTGAACTTACCATTCCAGGCAGACATAATGCTATAAATGGAACTCTGGCTGTAGCAGCGGCCATGGAACTAGGTATAACTATGGAAGAGGCTGCAAGAGGCCTTAAAAAAATGGAATTGACTGATAAAAGACTAAGTATAAAAGGTAAAAATGGTGTAAAAGTTATTGATGACACCTACAACGCCAGTCCTGATTCCATGAAAGCAGGTCTGGATGTTCTTATGTCAACGAAAGGCTTACGAAAAATTGCTATTTTGGCTGATATGCTGGAAATGGGCAAAGAAAGCCCTAGATATCATGGTGAAGTGGGAGAGTATGCAGCCAGTCAAAAGGTGGATCTGTTAATAGCTGTAGGGATAATGCAAAATATATAG
- the mraY gene encoding phospho-N-acetylmuramoyl-pentapeptide-transferase: MSYLQIGILIIVAFFISLVLTYVEIPILQNLKAGQNIREEGPKSHKVKAGTPSMGGLAIIAATTITCLTSGGISKDMGVILAAFILFGLLGFLDDYLKVAKKQNLGLRAWQKLVLQIIISAAVAAYQSSVSVYGTSVYIPFIDQHWNFGIWYIPFVAFVVVAMVNSVNLTDGLDGLASGVTTLVALFFAIIAVDFGMNAGGIFNSALAGGCMGFLMFNKNPAKVFMGDTGSLALGGGLAAAAIIMNMELMLPIAGLLFVIEALSVMIQVVSFKTTGKRVFKMAPLHHHFELCGLKETQVVALFWAFTLICCVIGLLIL; the protein is encoded by the coding sequence ATGAGTTATTTACAAATTGGAATTTTAATTATAGTGGCATTTTTCATAAGTTTAGTACTTACCTATGTAGAAATACCCATTTTACAGAATTTAAAGGCAGGGCAGAACATCAGAGAAGAAGGTCCTAAATCTCATAAAGTTAAAGCGGGGACTCCTTCTATGGGCGGACTTGCAATAATAGCTGCAACTACTATAACCTGTCTGACCTCTGGAGGAATATCCAAAGATATGGGAGTAATTCTGGCAGCATTTATTCTCTTTGGATTATTAGGTTTTTTAGATGATTATTTGAAAGTAGCCAAAAAACAAAATCTGGGGTTAAGAGCATGGCAGAAGCTGGTACTTCAGATTATAATTTCAGCTGCAGTAGCTGCATATCAATCCAGTGTTTCTGTTTATGGAACTTCAGTATATATACCATTTATAGACCAGCATTGGAACTTTGGAATCTGGTATATACCTTTTGTGGCTTTTGTAGTGGTGGCAATGGTAAACAGTGTAAATCTTACGGATGGACTGGATGGCCTGGCATCAGGGGTCACTACTCTGGTAGCTTTGTTCTTTGCTATTATTGCTGTAGATTTTGGCATGAATGCCGGAGGAATCTTTAATTCGGCTTTAGCGGGTGGATGCATGGGATTTTTGATGTTTAACAAAAATCCGGCCAAGGTTTTTATGGGAGATACAGGGTCTCTGGCTTTAGGAGGCGGATTAGCCGCAGCAGCAATCATTATGAATATGGAATTGATGCTTCCCATTGCAGGATTATTATTTGTTATTGAGGCGCTTTCTGTGATGATACAGGTAGTAAGTTTTAAAACTACAGGAAAAAGAGTTTTTAAAATGGCACCACTGCACCATCATTTTGAGCTATGTGGTTTGAAGGAAACACAAGTTGTGGCATTATTCTGGGCATTTACACTGATTTGTTGTGTAATTGGATTATTAATTCTGTAG
- a CDS encoding NAD(P)-dependent oxidoreductase yields the protein MKNDIENKKVLIVGMGKSGVAATQALLRLGAKVYVQDSKSVSDMEPQLVNFYSAEM from the coding sequence ATGAAAAATGATATAGAAAATAAAAAAGTTTTAATTGTAGGAATGGGAAAATCAGGAGTTGCAGCCACGCAGGCTCTTCTGCGTCTTGGGGCAAAAGTTTATGTCCAGGATTCAAAATCTGTTTCAGATATGGAGCCTCAGTTAGTTAATTTTTACTCAGCCGAGATGTGA
- the murD gene encoding UDP-N-acetylmuramoyl-L-alanine--D-glutamate ligase has product MKCYFGEEPSCIDEIDMMVLSPGVPTELGFVRKAVEKGVEVIGELEIAYRVGNGNYVAITGTNGKTTTTTLVGEIFKNSKRKTYVVGNIGVAVISMAISAELDSWLITETSSFQLETIKYFKPKISAILNLTPDHLNRHHTMENYAAAKAKVFQNQDEEGYYIANYDDPASFALSKECKRARVVPFSVKQKLSYGAFIADGHIVIINDAGDLITLCRADELQIPGTHNLENALAAAAISYFAGIDPAVITETLRNFQGVEHRLEYCGQVDGVKFVNDSKGTNPDASMKAIDAMKNNIILIAGGYDKGSDFTEFIKAFHGRVKHMVLLGKTAPIIKEQAEAVGFTSITMAKNMEECVGSAFKLAVPGDTVLLSPACASWDMYTCFEQRGEHFKNCVHGLEK; this is encoded by the coding sequence GTGAAATGTTATTTTGGTGAGGAGCCATCATGCATTGATGAAATTGATATGATGGTGTTAAGTCCAGGAGTTCCAACGGAACTGGGTTTTGTAAGAAAAGCTGTGGAAAAAGGTGTTGAAGTAATAGGTGAATTAGAAATAGCTTACAGAGTAGGAAATGGAAATTATGTAGCCATTACTGGAACAAATGGAAAAACTACCACCACCACACTGGTCGGAGAGATCTTTAAAAACTCAAAGAGAAAGACTTATGTAGTGGGTAATATTGGTGTTGCGGTTATATCAATGGCTATCAGTGCAGAATTAGATTCATGGCTTATAACTGAAACAAGCAGTTTTCAGCTGGAGACGATTAAATATTTTAAACCTAAGATTTCTGCTATTCTAAATCTGACGCCAGACCATTTAAACAGGCATCACACTATGGAAAATTATGCAGCAGCAAAAGCTAAGGTTTTCCAAAACCAGGATGAAGAGGGATATTATATTGCTAATTATGATGATCCTGCCAGCTTTGCTTTGAGCAAGGAGTGTAAAAGAGCCAGAGTAGTTCCTTTCAGTGTGAAACAAAAGCTTTCATATGGGGCGTTTATTGCAGACGGACATATAGTAATTATTAATGATGCTGGAGATCTGATAACCCTGTGCAGGGCAGATGAACTGCAAATTCCGGGGACTCATAATCTGGAGAATGCCCTTGCAGCAGCAGCAATTTCTTATTTTGCAGGAATTGACCCGGCTGTTATTACAGAGACTCTAAGGAATTTTCAGGGAGTAGAGCACAGACTTGAATACTGCGGACAGGTAGATGGGGTAAAATTTGTAAACGACTCCAAAGGAACCAATCCTGATGCATCCATGAAGGCCATTGATGCTATGAAAAACAATATTATCTTAATTGCTGGAGGATATGATAAAGGCTCTGATTTTACAGAATTTATAAAGGCCTTCCATGGAAGAGTAAAGCATATGGTGCTACTGGGAAAAACTGCTCCCATAATTAAGGAGCAGGCTGAAGCTGTAGGATTTACCAGCATAACCATGGCCAAAAATATGGAGGAATGTGTAGGGTCAGCATTTAAACTTGCAGTACCTGGAGATACCGTATTGCTGTCTCCTGCATGTGCAAGCTGGGATATGTATACTTGCTTTGAACAGAGGGGTGAACATTTTAAAAATTGTGTTCATGGTCTGGAAAAATAA
- the ftsW gene encoding putative lipid II flippase FtsW: MAKIKRRMKSGDFVLVLITLALVIFGIIMVFSASYYTSINTSGNPYSYLVKDTVWAMLGLGAMLITASVDYRFYAKIAKPVMIISIILLLLLFTPLGIELNYAKRWLGVGGITIMPGELAKPAAIVFTSWFLSKNPKIIKSLTKGVAPLFVLCGIYGGLIILQPNLSTAITVCIIIIGIMFAAGLNYVYLGGLIGVGAFGICALIITNPESHWMKRLTSFMDPFADPLNTGYQVVQSLLALGSGGLFGLGLGKSIQKNLYLPEPQNDFIFAIIGEELGYIGCLILIVAYIILVWRGIHIAINAADLFGTLLAAGISIMIGVQVILNIAVVTSSMPPTGVTLPFVSYGGNALMIFMASIGVLLNISRHTAAVE, translated from the coding sequence ATGGCAAAAATAAAAAGAAGAATGAAATCTGGAGACTTTGTTCTGGTACTGATTACTCTGGCACTTGTGATTTTTGGAATAATCATGGTGTTTAGTGCCAGTTATTATACTTCAATAAATACAAGCGGCAATCCTTATTCCTATCTGGTTAAGGATACTGTATGGGCTATGCTTGGGCTTGGTGCCATGCTGATTACCGCATCTGTTGATTACAGGTTCTACGCTAAAATTGCAAAGCCTGTAATGATTATAAGTATTATACTTTTATTACTGCTTTTCACTCCACTGGGGATAGAATTAAACTATGCAAAAAGGTGGCTTGGAGTCGGAGGTATAACCATCATGCCCGGAGAGCTGGCAAAACCGGCAGCTATCGTATTTACTTCGTGGTTTTTAAGTAAAAATCCTAAAATAATAAAATCACTGACAAAGGGAGTTGCACCATTGTTTGTGCTATGCGGAATTTATGGGGGCCTAATCATTCTACAGCCTAATTTGTCTACGGCAATTACTGTCTGCATCATCATCATAGGCATAATGTTTGCAGCAGGTCTTAACTATGTTTATCTGGGTGGACTGATAGGAGTAGGTGCTTTTGGCATATGCGCATTGATTATTACTAATCCTGAAAGTCACTGGATGAAACGTCTTACAAGTTTTATGGACCCTTTTGCAGATCCGTTAAATACTGGATATCAAGTTGTCCAATCCTTATTGGCACTGGGATCCGGAGGCCTGTTTGGATTGGGCCTGGGTAAAAGTATACAGAAAAACCTGTATTTACCGGAACCACAGAATGATTTTATTTTTGCAATAATAGGGGAAGAACTGGGATATATCGGATGCCTTATTTTGATTGTTGCCTATATCATTCTCGTGTGGAGAGGAATCCATATAGCCATTAATGCAGCAGATTTATTTGGAACGCTGCTTGCAGCAGGAATATCTATAATGATTGGGGTCCAGGTCATATTAAACATTGCTGTTGTTACTTCTTCGATGCCACCTACAGGTGTTACCCTTCCCTTTGTCAGCTATGGAGGAAATGCATTAATGATTTTCATGGCTTCAATAGGAGTATTGCTGAACATATCACGGCATACGGCTGCAGTAGAATAA
- the murG gene encoding undecaprenyldiphospho-muramoylpentapeptide beta-N-acetylglucosaminyltransferase: protein MKVIMTGGGTGGHIYPAIAIAEKIREKNPEAEILFVGTKRGLEKDLVPQNGYPIKFITVSGFNRRNMLKNVKVVKDLLKGNKEAKKIIKDFNPDIVIGTGGYVCGPVVRAAHKLGIKTFIHEQNAFPGMTNKMLEKYVDHVFISFTDAEKYFKNKDKLVLSGNPVRQAFFNADKMNSRSFIGESENNFVILCFGGSQGAGKINDVMLEVAESLSGVKDISLYFVTGNAYYDNITKTMNDKGLTSGGNIHIKKYINNMQDYLSAADLVISRSGALTVSEITVCGKASVLIPSPNVTGNHQFHNAKAVADKGGAVIIEEKDLTAESLLKVISNFKSNPEKLKDMELASLKTAPSDATKIIYDHLGI, encoded by the coding sequence ATGAAAGTTATTATGACAGGCGGAGGAACCGGAGGTCATATTTACCCGGCTATAGCCATAGCAGAAAAGATCAGAGAAAAGAATCCTGAAGCAGAAATACTTTTTGTGGGCACAAAAAGAGGACTGGAAAAGGATTTAGTACCACAGAATGGGTATCCGATTAAATTTATAACAGTCAGTGGATTTAACAGAAGAAATATGCTGAAAAATGTAAAGGTTGTAAAAGATCTTCTAAAGGGTAACAAAGAAGCAAAAAAAATTATTAAGGATTTTAATCCAGATATAGTAATAGGCACTGGAGGCTATGTATGCGGACCAGTGGTAAGAGCAGCTCATAAACTGGGAATAAAAACATTTATACATGAACAGAATGCTTTTCCGGGAATGACCAATAAAATGCTTGAAAAATACGTTGACCATGTATTTATCAGTTTTACAGACGCAGAAAAGTATTTCAAAAATAAGGATAAACTCGTATTGTCTGGAAACCCTGTGAGACAGGCATTCTTTAATGCAGATAAAATGAATTCTAGAAGTTTTATAGGTGAAAGTGAAAATAACTTTGTTATTTTGTGCTTTGGAGGAAGTCAGGGCGCTGGGAAGATAAACGATGTCATGCTGGAAGTAGCAGAAAGTTTAAGTGGAGTCAAAGATATTTCATTATACTTTGTAACAGGTAATGCATATTATGACAATATAACAAAAACCATGAATGACAAGGGCCTGACAAGTGGGGGCAATATACACATAAAAAAATATATAAATAACATGCAGGATTATTTAAGTGCTGCAGATCTGGTTATAAGCAGGTCTGGTGCATTGACTGTTTCTGAAATAACCGTATGTGGGAAAGCCTCTGTTTTAATTCCTTCACCAAACGTTACAGGGAATCATCAGTTTCACAATGCCAAGGCTGTGGCAGATAAGGGCGGAGCAGTAATTATTGAGGAAAAAGATTTAACTGCAGAATCTCTTCTGAAGGTTATTTCAAATTTCAAATCAAATCCAGAAAAACTAAAGGATATGGAACTGGCTAGTCTGAAGACTGCACCCAGTGATGCAACTAAAATTATTTATGATCATCTAGGAATATAA
- the murA gene encoding UDP-N-acetylglucosamine 1-carboxyvinyltransferase — protein MESYHIRGGNKISGEYSVKGAKNAALPILAATILSGAECQLSNIPQITDVCSMKKILNELGCKIDTGDETITVDSRELVADTISLKRMREMRSSVFLLGALLGRCGSAVISQPGGCNIGSRPIDLHLYALRKLGVEITEEDDVITCKANKLRGAVIDLSFPSVGATENAIMAAVTAEGHTELNNCAMEPEICDLQDFLNSCGADINGAGTKTIHINGCSSLHGGNHRIIPDRIECGTYLVAAAATGGEITINNVKSQHLKSILEKLIETGCEVGVKRDKIYLKACSKLNALDRIITGPYPEFPTDLQSPFLTMLTLAEGKSYVEETIFENRFAFTNELRKMGADIQVENNRAFVTGVGTLQGCRVAATDLRGGASLAIAGLMAQGETIIEGVEHIERGYADFSQTLKSLGADIRKTND, from the coding sequence TTGGAATCATATCATATACGGGGCGGCAACAAGATTAGTGGTGAATACAGTGTAAAAGGAGCTAAAAATGCAGCACTGCCGATTTTGGCGGCCACCATATTGAGTGGGGCTGAATGTCAACTTTCCAATATTCCGCAAATAACTGATGTTTGTAGCATGAAAAAAATATTAAATGAATTGGGATGTAAGATAGACACAGGCGACGAGACTATAACCGTGGATTCAAGGGAGCTGGTGGCTGACACCATTTCCTTGAAGCGGATGCGAGAAATGAGGTCATCCGTTTTTTTGTTGGGTGCGTTGCTTGGCAGGTGCGGGAGCGCAGTAATCAGTCAGCCCGGGGGCTGTAATATAGGCAGCAGGCCAATCGATTTGCATTTATACGCATTAAGAAAGTTAGGGGTCGAAATAACAGAAGAGGATGATGTGATTACCTGCAAAGCAAATAAACTTAGAGGTGCAGTAATTGATTTGTCCTTTCCCAGCGTAGGGGCCACTGAAAATGCAATCATGGCAGCAGTAACCGCTGAGGGCCATACAGAATTGAATAATTGTGCCATGGAACCTGAAATATGTGACCTGCAGGATTTTTTAAATTCCTGTGGTGCTGATATTAATGGCGCAGGAACAAAAACCATACATATTAACGGCTGTTCCTCCTTACATGGAGGAAATCACCGAATTATACCAGACAGAATAGAATGTGGAACCTATCTGGTTGCAGCAGCAGCTACTGGGGGAGAAATTACAATAAATAACGTTAAAAGCCAGCATCTGAAAAGTATTTTGGAAAAGCTTATAGAAACAGGTTGCGAAGTAGGGGTAAAAAGAGATAAAATATATCTTAAAGCGTGTAGCAAGCTAAATGCTTTAGACCGTATTATTACGGGACCTTACCCAGAGTTTCCTACTGATTTACAGTCACCATTTTTAACGATGTTAACTTTGGCTGAAGGTAAGAGTTATGTTGAAGAAACCATTTTTGAAAACCGCTTTGCTTTTACCAATGAACTGAGGAAGATGGGGGCAGATATACAGGTTGAAAACAATCGTGCTTTTGTAACTGGTGTAGGAACGTTGCAGGGCTGCAGAGTAGCAGCAACGGATTTAAGAGGAGGGGCTTCACTGGCAATCGCAGGGCTTATGGCTCAGGGCGAGACTATTATAGAAGGTGTAGAACACATAGAGAGAGGATATGCAGATTTTTCCCAGACACTAAAAAGTCTGGGTGCAGATATTAGGAAAACGAATGACTGA
- a CDS encoding cell division protein FtsQ/DivIB yields the protein MTDKLRKKKKRKKKNYLLRLLVIIAIGVGLYFLITSELFDIDSVKIKNNNYYTVEQVKDKSGIKIGENIFKLKKNEIKDKLLKDPYFANVIIKRKLPATVVVEVTERTEKAAVIYNGAYIIIDSDGMVLRKASAEPKITVIQGLTVKKAKEGKPLEVEENSILADTLRMLKSMESSDLFFKKIDISNVIIKAHIYDELICEGTPENLSQNIKNGNLETALYEMYSKGIKRGIIKVGTDNYCSFDPNVE from the coding sequence ATGACTGATAAACTTAGAAAGAAGAAAAAACGAAAGAAAAAGAACTATCTCCTAAGGTTATTAGTAATAATAGCTATAGGAGTTGGTTTGTATTTTTTGATTACCTCAGAATTGTTTGATATTGATTCAGTAAAGATAAAAAACAATAATTACTATACTGTTGAGCAGGTAAAGGACAAATCTGGGATAAAAATCGGAGAAAATATTTTTAAACTAAAGAAGAATGAAATCAAGGACAAGCTGCTGAAGGACCCTTATTTTGCAAACGTTATCATAAAAAGAAAACTCCCAGCAACTGTAGTGGTGGAAGTGACAGAAAGAACCGAAAAGGCTGCAGTTATTTATAATGGGGCGTATATTATAATTGATTCGGATGGGATGGTACTTAGAAAAGCAAGTGCGGAACCTAAGATTACTGTTATACAGGGACTTACAGTTAAAAAAGCAAAGGAGGGGAAACCTCTTGAGGTAGAAGAAAATTCCATATTGGCAGATACACTGAGGATGCTGAAATCTATGGAAAGTTCGGACTTGTTCTTTAAAAAAATAGATATTTCGAATGTAATAATCAAAGCACACATTTATGATGAGCTCATTTGTGAGGGTACTCCTGAGAATTTATCACAGAACATCAAAAATGGAAATCTTGAAACTGCACTTTATGAAATGTATAGTAAAGGCATAAAAAGAGGAATTATAAAAGTGGGAACTGATAATTATTGTTCTTTTGATCCAAATGTTGAGTAG
- a CDS encoding DUF881 domain-containing protein — protein MKKYSGLIVLGLLALFIGLVLSIQLRMTAGSDQGGLVPLAKVRGYEAELKNVKDEKEIVVQQLMDLEARLNSIEGDKAKEDGFINGLVSDLEKYKMSSGVLDVQGPGVLVTIKDPVVTDEYEKDFSTIMYNYELLLSLVNKLKEAGAEGISINEQRIVGTSEVSKAGSNVNINGTPTAPPYYVKAIGNPDTLNDAINIRSGIIDTMKMKYNLIVTTEKKQNIVIPRYTGTINFKYAKPVAEEKSE, from the coding sequence ATGAAGAAGTACAGTGGATTAATTGTTTTGGGATTGTTAGCTTTGTTTATAGGGCTGGTTTTATCAATTCAGTTAAGGATGACTGCTGGCAGTGATCAGGGCGGTCTTGTTCCTTTAGCAAAAGTTAGGGGCTATGAAGCAGAGCTAAAGAATGTCAAAGACGAAAAAGAGATTGTTGTGCAGCAACTGATGGATTTAGAAGCAAGGCTGAATTCCATAGAAGGGGATAAGGCCAAAGAGGACGGATTTATAAACGGACTTGTTTCAGATCTGGAGAAATATAAAATGTCTTCCGGTGTTCTGGATGTACAGGGGCCTGGAGTTCTGGTCACTATTAAAGATCCCGTAGTAACAGATGAGTATGAAAAGGACTTTAGTACAATTATGTATAACTACGAGCTGCTGCTAAGTCTGGTGAATAAATTAAAAGAAGCTGGTGCAGAGGGCATATCTATCAATGAACAAAGAATTGTTGGAACTTCAGAAGTGAGTAAGGCTGGTAGTAACGTTAATATCAATGGGACACCTACGGCTCCGCCATATTATGTGAAAGCTATTGGAAATCCTGACACTCTTAATGATGCAATCAATATAAGAAGTGGAATTATTGATACCATGAAAATGAAATACAATTTGATTGTAACTACAGAAAAAAAGCAGAACATCGTAATACCTAGATACACGGGAACCATAAATTTCAAATATGCGAAGCCTGTTGCTGAAGAAAAATCTGAGTAA
- a CDS encoding DUF881 domain-containing protein: protein MMNKRMILITFVVCTIIGLGLACQMKISDGDRLYVSPKTIKDYSTTINSEKEEIKKYQNMIEDAKAKLQNYEKADHSDGQSDKEFQQSLTADLEKYKVSSGKEAVRGAGVEVVIDDGTRELYDGEDINNLLVHDSDIIMIVNELNRCGAEAVSVNGQRITANTAISCSGYTVRINGEVYARPFKIKAIGDGKRMAAALVDPDGYGTSLKNWGVQFEVRLKDDITIDAVSKNYVYKYMNKLQKEGTN from the coding sequence ATGATGAATAAGAGAATGATTTTGATTACATTTGTCGTGTGCACAATCATAGGACTTGGACTTGCCTGCCAAATGAAAATCAGTGACGGAGACCGGTTATATGTGTCTCCTAAAACAATTAAGGACTATAGTACTACCATTAACAGCGAAAAAGAAGAAATAAAAAAGTATCAGAACATGATTGAAGACGCCAAAGCTAAGCTTCAGAATTATGAAAAGGCTGACCATTCTGACGGACAGTCAGATAAAGAGTTCCAGCAGAGCCTTACAGCAGATTTGGAAAAATATAAAGTTTCCAGTGGTAAAGAGGCAGTCAGAGGTGCCGGTGTGGAAGTAGTGATTGATGATGGGACCCGTGAACTTTATGATGGGGAAGATATTAATAACTTACTGGTGCATGATTCAGACATTATTATGATTGTAAACGAACTTAACCGCTGTGGTGCAGAAGCAGTTTCAGTTAACGGCCAGAGAATTACGGCCAATACCGCAATATCCTGTTCCGGTTACACGGTCCGGATTAATGGCGAAGTTTATGCCAGACCTTTTAAAATTAAAGCCATTGGAGATGGTAAAAGAATGGCTGCAGCACTTGTGGATCCCGATGGATATGGCACATCTCTGAAAAACTGGGGGGTGCAGTTTGAAGTCAGGTTAAAGGATGATATTACGATAGATGCTGTTTCCAAGAATTACGTATATAAATATATGAACAAGCTTCAAAAGGAGGGAACAAATTGA
- a CDS encoding small basic family protein — protein sequence MIFAVVIGLALGLALGFGLDISYPANYSFYITMGLLAAMDSIVGAARSMMEEKYNNLIFISGFVTNALLAMLLTYVGDKLGVPLYYAAILVFGGRLFNNLAVLRRLAIERYFERKNRKNELKNKQNIEE from the coding sequence TTGATTTTTGCAGTTGTGATAGGCCTGGCACTTGGCCTGGCATTGGGATTTGGACTTGATATTTCGTATCCTGCCAATTATTCTTTTTATATTACTATGGGACTTTTGGCTGCAATGGATTCAATCGTGGGGGCAGCCCGTTCCATGATGGAAGAAAAATATAATAATTTAATTTTCATATCAGGTTTTGTCACAAACGCTTTGCTGGCAATGCTTTTAACCTATGTGGGAGACAAATTGGGGGTACCACTTTATTACGCTGCCATCCTTGTTTTTGGGGGAAGACTGTTTAATAATCTTGCAGTTTTAAGAAGGCTTGCTATTGAGAGGTACTTTGAAAGAAAAAATCGAAAAAACGAGTTAAAAAATAAACAAAATATTGAGGAATAG